The genomic DNA GTGCTCATCGGTTTTCTCGGCGCCATTGTGCGACGGATGGGAAACTGGATGCCGATCGCGGGCACAGTCGAACTGCTCGGCCAGTTCGGCCTCGACCAATCAAGCGTTCGCACCGGTGTCTTCCGGCTCAAGCAACGTGGCTGGCTGGTCCCGGAAACGCGCGGAGGGACCCGCGGCTACTTCCTGACAGCGGAGGCGTTCGAGTCCCTCGCCGTCGGCGACAAGATCATCTGGCATGCCCGACAGCCGGCAGAGCTCTCCGACGGCTGGTGCGTGGTCAACTTCTCGGTGCCCGAGTCGACGCGGACGAAGCGGAACCAACTCCGTGCGCATCTGTCGTCGCTCGGATTCGGCAACATCAGTTCGGCGGTCTGGATCGCTCCGGCACGCATGTTGCCGGCCGCTGAGCGCGCCATCGGCGAACTCGATCTCATGCGCCACTGCGCCGTCTTCGTCGGTGACTATGTCGCAGGCCAGGACCTTCGAACGATGGTCCACGCCTGCTGGGACCTCAGGGGAATCGACCATCGATACCGTGAGTTCATCGACAGACACAGAGACGAGGCGCACGTGCTCGAGCGCTCAGGAGTCATCGACGGGCAACATGCGTTCGTGTCCTACCTCGCGGTCATCGATCACTGGCGGAAGCTGCCCTTCCACGACCCCGGCCTGCCGCGTGAACTCCTCCTGGACGATTGGGCGGCACCGGCGGCAGGGGCCCTCTTCGAGAAGCTGGTCGCATTGCTCGAAGGCCGCGCTCTGGCCCATGCGGCAAGCTACTGGCCCACCACCACCACGGCGAGCCGGGTCGCTCCGGTCGCTCAGACGAGCGGTCAGACCACATCTCAGGCAACGTGACTCCACCGGGAAAACCCGTTTGCCGCCGGCACGATTCCGCTGGAAGGATCACGCCCCATGAGCCGCCCCGTCATCTCCGAGATCCCGACCGGTCCGGTGACCGTCCCCGACGTCGTCGCGGCGCTCGCCGGCGGTGACACCGTCACCCCGGTGTGGCGCAACGAGCTCGGCGGTCTCACCTTCCGCCTGGAGGACGGGCGCGGCGGCACCAGGTACGCCAAATGGGTCGCCGCCGGCACCCCGGAGATCGACCTGCCCGCCGAGGCCGAGCGCCTGGTCTGGGCGCGGCGATGGGTGACCGTCCCGCGAGTCATCGAACACGGGACGGACGCCGACGGCGCGTGGCTGGTCACCGAGGCGGTCCCCGGCCGCCCGGCGGTGGACCCCCGGTGGATCGCCGACCCGGCGACCGCCGCGGCCGCGATCGGCCGGGGGCTGCGCCTGCTCCACGACGCCCTGCCCGTGGAGCAGTGCCCGTTCGACTGGAGCGTCGATCGGCGGCTCGCCCGCGCCGACGAGCGCATCGCCGCCGGAGAGGGGCCGGCCGACTGGTTCCCCGAGCACCGGCACCTCGATCCGGCCACGGCCCGGACGCGCATCGGCGAGCCGCCCGCGATCGACCGGCTGGTCGTCTGCCATGGGGACGCGTGCGTCCCCAACACCCTGCTGCACGACGACGGCACCTTCGCCGCGCACGTCGACCTCGGTTCGCTCGGGGTGGCCGACCGGTGGGCCGACCTCGCGGTCGCGGCCTGGAGCACAGAGTGGAACTACGGCCCGGGCTACGAAAACGTCGTGTACGACGCCTACGGGATCGCCCCGGACCCGGAGCGCATCGCCTACTACCGCCTGCTCTGGGACATGGCCTGACCGGTTGCCGCCGCGTCCGCATCGCCACCCGGTTCCGCATCGAATCACCGATCCCGCCGGCTCAGCGAGATCGCCCGCCCGGCGTGCGGTCGAGCACATCAGAAGAAGAGATCCGCGGTCCCGGCCATCACAATTGAGCGGTGATCCGCCCGCATGCGCGCCGAAGGATTTCGCCGTCGTTCTTCGTGGTTCTGACGTTCGTCGCAGGCTTTCTGCTCTACCTCGCCGTGCCGAACGTCATGCCCGTCATCCGGGCCGCCGGGGCCGATGGGACGCCCGGTGTCTTCACGGCGGAGAGGCTCGACTGCGTTCATCACGGCACGCACGAGCAGTGCA from Streptosporangium sp. NBC_01756 includes the following:
- a CDS encoding PaaX family transcriptional regulator; amino-acid sequence: MSNTDPVDTIAPSHHSRTVLIGFLGAIVRRMGNWMPIAGTVELLGQFGLDQSSVRTGVFRLKQRGWLVPETRGGTRGYFLTAEAFESLAVGDKIIWHARQPAELSDGWCVVNFSVPESTRTKRNQLRAHLSSLGFGNISSAVWIAPARMLPAAERAIGELDLMRHCAVFVGDYVAGQDLRTMVHACWDLRGIDHRYREFIDRHRDEAHVLERSGVIDGQHAFVSYLAVIDHWRKLPFHDPGLPRELLLDDWAAPAAGALFEKLVALLEGRALAHAASYWPTTTTASRVAPVAQTSGQTTSQAT
- a CDS encoding aminoglycoside 3'-phosphotransferase; protein product: MSRPVISEIPTGPVTVPDVVAALAGGDTVTPVWRNELGGLTFRLEDGRGGTRYAKWVAAGTPEIDLPAEAERLVWARRWVTVPRVIEHGTDADGAWLVTEAVPGRPAVDPRWIADPATAAAAIGRGLRLLHDALPVEQCPFDWSVDRRLARADERIAAGEGPADWFPEHRHLDPATARTRIGEPPAIDRLVVCHGDACVPNTLLHDDGTFAAHVDLGSLGVADRWADLAVAAWSTEWNYGPGYENVVYDAYGIAPDPERIAYYRLLWDMA